One segment of Sinorhizobium sp. BG8 DNA contains the following:
- a CDS encoding sensor histidine kinase — protein sequence MEGKPVVRRARWYWTYPFTLTRRIFGNAVFSSLTRRILFFNLVALVVLVAGILYLNQFREGLIDARVESLLTQGEIIAGAISASASVDTNSITIEPEKLLELQAGQSITPLPNDEDLEFPINPERVAPVLRRLISPTRTRARIFDTDSNLLLDSRHLYTQGQVLRFDLPPVDPEPVGMMDRVNAWFNRMLQPSNLPLYKEAPGGDGSIYPEVMNALTGVRGAVVRVTEKGELIVSVAVPVQRFRAVLGVLLLSTQAGDIDKIVHAERLAIMRVAGAAGLVNIALSLLLSSTIANPLRRLAAAAIRVRRGGAKEREEIPDFSARQDEIGNLSVALREMTTALYDRIDAIESFAADVSHELKNPLTSLRSAVETLPLARTDESKTRLMDIIQHDVRRLDRLISDISDASRLDAELARGDAKTVDLEKLLGDLVDISRQIRSRKKSVILDLVVDRKGNPKTRFDINGHELRIGQIVTNLIENARSFVPEQGGRIVVRLSRGRTGRCLVHVEDNGPGIQAENIDRIFERFYTDRPDSEGFGQNSGLGLSISRQIAEAHGGALKAENIVDDKAGKIVGARFTLSLPTGKS from the coding sequence CTGGAAGGCAAACCCGTCGTGCGGCGGGCACGGTGGTACTGGACCTATCCATTTACCCTGACCCGCCGGATTTTCGGCAACGCCGTTTTCTCGAGCCTGACGCGCCGCATCCTGTTCTTCAACCTGGTGGCGCTCGTCGTGCTCGTCGCCGGGATTTTGTATCTCAACCAGTTCCGGGAGGGTCTGATCGACGCCCGGGTCGAGAGCCTTCTGACGCAGGGCGAGATCATTGCGGGCGCGATCTCCGCCTCGGCTTCGGTCGACACCAATTCCATCACCATCGAACCGGAAAAGCTGCTCGAACTGCAGGCGGGACAAAGCATCACGCCGCTTCCCAACGACGAGGACCTGGAATTTCCGATCAATCCGGAGCGCGTGGCCCCGGTCCTTCGCCGACTGATTTCACCCACGCGGACCCGGGCACGAATCTTCGACACGGACTCGAACCTCCTGCTCGATTCCCGCCATCTCTACACCCAGGGCCAGGTCCTTCGCTTCGACCTGCCTCCCGTGGATCCTGAACCTGTTGGAATGATGGATCGCGTGAATGCCTGGTTCAACCGCATGCTGCAGCCTAGCAACCTGCCGCTCTACAAGGAAGCGCCCGGCGGCGACGGGTCGATCTATCCGGAGGTCATGAATGCGCTGACCGGCGTTCGCGGCGCCGTGGTGCGCGTTACCGAAAAGGGCGAGCTGATCGTGTCGGTCGCCGTTCCGGTCCAGCGGTTCCGCGCGGTCCTCGGCGTCCTGCTTCTTTCGACGCAGGCAGGCGACATCGACAAGATCGTGCATGCAGAGCGGCTCGCCATTATGCGCGTCGCGGGCGCCGCGGGTCTGGTCAATATCGCGCTGTCGCTGCTGCTCTCCAGCACGATCGCCAACCCGCTGCGCCGCCTCGCAGCGGCGGCGATCCGGGTCAGGCGCGGTGGAGCCAAGGAGCGCGAGGAGATTCCGGACTTCTCCGCCCGACAGGACGAGATCGGCAATCTTTCGGTGGCGCTTCGCGAGATGACCACCGCCCTCTATGACCGCATCGATGCGATCGAGAGCTTCGCGGCCGACGTGAGCCATGAACTCAAGAACCCGCTGACCTCGTTGCGCAGCGCGGTCGAGACGCTGCCGCTTGCGCGGACGGACGAATCCAAGACGAGGCTGATGGACATCATCCAGCACGACGTGCGCCGGCTGGATCGCCTGATCAGCGACATTTCGGATGCCTCGCGCCTCGATGCCGAGCTTGCGCGCGGCGACGCCAAGACCGTTGACCTCGAGAAGCTGCTTGGCGATCTGGTCGATATCTCGCGCCAGATCCGGAGCCGCAAGAAATCGGTCATCCTCGATCTTGTCGTCGACCGGAAGGGAAATCCGAAGACACGATTCGACATCAATGGACACGAGTTGCGGATCGGCCAGATCGTCACGAACCTGATCGAGAACGCCCGTTCCTTCGTGCCGGAACAGGGCGGCAGGATCGTCGTCCGCCTATCGCGCGGGCGAACGGGCCGTTGCCTCGTGCACGTGGAAGACAACGGCCCCGGAATTCAGGCCGAAAACATCGACCGCATCTTCGAGCGGTTCTACACGGACCGTCCCGACAGCGAAGGCTTCGGCCAAAATTCGGGCCTCGGCCTTTCGATCTCTCGCCAGATCGCAGAAGCTCATGGTGGTGCGCTGAAGGCGGAAAACATCGTCGACGACAAGGCGGGCAAGATCGTGGGGGCTCGCTTCACTCTGTCCCTTCCAACCGGCAAGAGCTGA
- a CDS encoding PTS sugar transporter subunit IIA: MIGLVLVTHGKLAEEFRHALEHVVGPQKAIETVCIGAEDDMDQRRQDILEAVIRADEGNGVIILTDMFGGTPSNLAISVMADGRIEVIAGVNLPMLIKLAGVRGDNDMDRALVEASEAGRKYINVASRVLSGK; this comes from the coding sequence ATGATCGGACTGGTGCTTGTCACCCATGGCAAGCTGGCGGAAGAGTTCCGACATGCCCTGGAGCATGTCGTAGGTCCGCAGAAAGCGATCGAAACCGTCTGCATTGGCGCCGAAGACGACATGGACCAGCGTCGCCAGGACATCCTGGAAGCGGTCATTCGTGCCGACGAAGGCAACGGGGTGATCATCCTCACCGACATGTTCGGCGGCACACCGTCAAATCTTGCGATTTCGGTCATGGCCGACGGCAGGATTGAAGTTATTGCCGGGGTCAACCTGCCGATGCTGATCAAGCTCGCGGGTGTGAGGGGCGACAACGACATGGACAGGGCGCTCGTCGAAGCCTCGGAAGCCGGCCGGAAGTATATTAACGTGGCGAGCCGCGTGCTGAGCGGCAAGTAA
- a CDS encoding phosphoenolpyruvate carboxykinase, giving the protein MNELGVRNPSVGLESVGFAKTGTVRYNFQESELFNEALRRNEAVKTAHGALCATTGQHTGRSAKDKCVVRDANTADHIWWDNNREISPEHFEVLRKDMLAHAEGLDLYVQDLVGGADPDNALPTRVVTELAWHSLFIRNLLIRPREEELATFAPKLTIIDLPSFKADPTRHGTRSETVIACDLTNGLVLIGGTSYAGEMKKSVFTVLNYLLPEKGVMPMHCSANVGPDGDTAVFFGLSGTGKTTLSADPHRTLIGDDEHGWGADGVFNFEGGCYAKTIRLSAEAEPEIFATTQRFGTVLENVVLDANGVPNFDDASLTENTRCAYPLHFIPNASETGRADHPTTIIMLTADAFGVLPPIACLTPEQAMYHFLSGYTAKVAGTEKGVTEPEATFSTCFGAPFMPRHPTEYGNLLKALIAKHGARCWLVNTGWTGGAYGEGRRMPIKATRTLLAAALDGSLNNAIFRKDDNFGFQVPVSVPGVDTKILDPRSTWASGAAYDAQARKLVDMFVRNFAKFESHVDGNIRDAAPGMRIAAE; this is encoded by the coding sequence ATGAACGAACTTGGAGTTCGCAACCCGTCTGTCGGGCTTGAGTCGGTGGGTTTCGCCAAGACCGGAACGGTCCGGTACAATTTCCAGGAATCAGAACTTTTTAATGAGGCGCTGCGCCGCAATGAGGCGGTAAAGACCGCTCACGGGGCTCTGTGCGCAACGACCGGTCAGCACACCGGGCGTTCGGCTAAGGACAAGTGCGTCGTGCGGGATGCGAATACCGCCGACCACATCTGGTGGGACAACAACCGCGAGATTTCGCCTGAGCATTTCGAAGTGCTGCGCAAGGACATGCTGGCTCATGCGGAGGGATTGGACCTCTACGTGCAGGACCTTGTCGGCGGCGCAGACCCCGACAACGCGCTGCCCACCCGCGTGGTGACGGAACTCGCCTGGCATTCGCTGTTCATCCGCAACCTGTTGATCCGTCCGCGGGAGGAAGAGCTTGCCACCTTCGCTCCCAAGCTGACGATCATCGATCTTCCGAGCTTCAAGGCCGATCCGACCCGCCATGGCACCCGCAGCGAAACGGTGATTGCCTGCGACCTCACGAACGGCCTCGTGCTGATCGGGGGCACGTCCTATGCCGGCGAGATGAAGAAATCGGTGTTCACGGTGCTGAACTACCTGCTTCCGGAAAAGGGCGTCATGCCGATGCACTGCTCGGCGAACGTCGGCCCCGATGGCGACACCGCCGTGTTCTTCGGTCTGTCCGGCACGGGAAAGACGACGCTGTCGGCGGATCCGCATCGCACGCTGATCGGCGACGACGAGCACGGCTGGGGCGCGGACGGCGTCTTCAACTTCGAGGGTGGCTGCTACGCCAAGACAATCCGCCTGTCGGCGGAAGCGGAGCCGGAGATTTTCGCGACGACGCAGCGTTTCGGCACCGTGCTGGAGAACGTTGTTCTCGACGCGAACGGCGTGCCCAACTTCGATGACGCCTCGCTTACGGAAAATACGCGGTGCGCCTATCCTCTGCACTTCATCCCGAATGCCAGTGAAACCGGGAGGGCCGATCATCCGACGACGATCATCATGCTGACGGCCGATGCCTTCGGGGTTCTGCCCCCGATTGCGTGCCTCACGCCCGAACAGGCGATGTATCACTTCCTCTCCGGCTACACCGCGAAGGTTGCTGGCACCGAAAAAGGCGTCACCGAACCGGAAGCGACCTTCTCGACCTGCTTCGGCGCTCCCTTCATGCCACGCCACCCGACCGAGTATGGCAATTTGCTGAAGGCGCTTATCGCCAAGCACGGTGCGCGCTGCTGGCTGGTGAACACCGGCTGGACCGGCGGCGCCTACGGCGAAGGTCGTAGGATGCCGATCAAGGCCACCCGTACGCTGCTGGCGGCGGCCCTGGACGGCTCGCTCAACAACGCGATCTTCCGCAAGGACGACAACTTCGGCTTCCAGGTACCGGTTTCGGTCCCTGGTGTGGACACCAAGATCCTCGATCCGCGTTCGACCTGGGCGAGCGGGGCGGCCTATGATGCACAGGCGCGTAAGCTCGTGGACATGTTCGTCCGGAACTTCGCCAAGTTCGAAAGCCATGTCGATGGAAATATCCGCGATGCGGCACCGGGAATGCGCATCGCTGCCGAGTAG
- the arfB gene encoding alternative ribosome rescue aminoacyl-tRNA hydrolase ArfB has translation MASDPLHIKGSITIAGWELTEQFVLAGGPGGQNVNKVSTAVQLFFDLRNSPSLSDRIKANAAGIAGRRLSKDGVLLIEANRFRSQERNREDARERLKELILKAAEPPPPARRKTKPTKGSVERRLKEKAGRSGIKKMRGKPAHE, from the coding sequence ATGGCCAGCGATCCCCTCCACATCAAGGGTTCAATCACCATTGCCGGCTGGGAACTGACCGAGCAGTTCGTTCTGGCCGGTGGTCCGGGCGGCCAGAACGTGAACAAGGTGTCGACCGCGGTCCAGCTTTTCTTCGACCTCCGCAATTCACCGTCGCTCAGCGATCGCATCAAGGCCAATGCGGCAGGAATAGCCGGACGGAGGCTCTCCAAAGACGGAGTACTCCTGATTGAAGCCAATCGCTTCCGCAGCCAGGAACGCAACCGCGAGGACGCCCGGGAGCGGCTGAAGGAACTCATTCTCAAGGCCGCGGAACCTCCACCGCCCGCCAGAAGAAAGACCAAGCCCACGAAAGGATCGGTGGAGAGGCGGCTCAAGGAGAAGGCTGGACGGTCGGGCATCAAGAAGATGCGGGGCAAGCCGGCGCACGAATAG
- a CDS encoding response regulator transcription factor, producing the protein MQTIALVDDDRNILTSVAIALEAEGYKVETYTDGASALDGLLARPPQLAIFDIKMPRMDGMELLRRLRQKSDLPVIFLTSKDEEIDELFGLKMGADDFITKPFSQRLLVERVKAVLRRASSREASASGAVAPTKTGEVQSRSLERGQLVMDQERHTCTWKGEPVTLTVTEFLILHSLAQRPGVVKSRDSLMDAAYDEQVYVDDRTIDSHIKRLRKKFKMVDTDFDMIETLYGVGYRFRESA; encoded by the coding sequence ATGCAGACGATCGCACTCGTGGACGACGACCGGAATATCCTGACCTCGGTTGCCATCGCGCTCGAGGCCGAGGGATACAAGGTCGAGACCTACACGGACGGCGCCTCCGCTCTTGACGGTCTGCTTGCCAGACCGCCGCAGCTCGCAATCTTCGATATCAAGATGCCGCGCATGGACGGAATGGAACTGCTCCGCCGGCTCCGGCAGAAGTCGGACCTGCCCGTGATCTTCCTGACGTCGAAGGACGAGGAAATCGACGAGCTTTTCGGCCTCAAGATGGGTGCGGACGACTTTATCACGAAGCCGTTTTCGCAGCGCCTGCTGGTCGAACGGGTAAAGGCAGTGCTGAGGCGCGCCTCCAGCCGTGAAGCGAGTGCCTCTGGAGCGGTCGCCCCCACAAAGACCGGCGAAGTGCAGTCGCGTTCGCTTGAGCGCGGACAGCTGGTCATGGACCAGGAGCGCCACACCTGCACCTGGAAGGGCGAACCCGTCACCCTCACAGTCACCGAATTCCTGATCCTGCATTCGCTCGCCCAGCGACCGGGCGTCGTGAAGAGCCGCGACTCCCTGATGGACGCGGCCTATGACGAACAGGTCTATGTCGACGACCGCACAATCGACAGCCACATCAAGCGTCTTCGCAAGAAGTTCAAGATGGTCGACACCGACTTCGACATGATCGAAACGCTCTATGGCGTGGGCTACCGCTTCCGCGAATCGGCTTGA
- the coaA gene encoding type I pantothenate kinase, translating into MIQVQRDKERADIPDDFGNANYSPYRFFSAEEWSHFRADTPLTLTADEVHRLRSLNDPVDLDEVRRIYLSLSRLLSAHVESSQMLFEQRKRFLTLSDVSKTPFVIGIAGSVAVGKSTTARILGELLSRWPSSPKVDLVTTDGFLHPNAVLQREKLMDRKGFPESYDTGALLRFLSAIKAGQPNVKAPAYSHLTYDVLPNESQTIDRPDILIFEGINVLQSRNLPADGKIVPMVSDFFDFSIYIHAEEALIHSWYVERFMRLRETAFKNPESYFHRYATITETEALAIAEGLWKNINLKNLRQNILPTRPRADLILQKGENHLVETVALRKL; encoded by the coding sequence ATGATCCAGGTTCAGCGCGACAAGGAGCGGGCGGACATTCCGGATGACTTCGGAAACGCCAACTATTCCCCCTACCGGTTCTTCTCGGCAGAGGAGTGGTCGCACTTCCGGGCGGATACGCCGCTGACGCTTACGGCCGACGAAGTTCATCGCCTTCGCTCGCTCAACGACCCCGTCGATCTGGACGAGGTCCGCCGCATCTATCTGTCGCTTTCGCGCCTGCTGTCAGCTCATGTGGAATCGTCCCAGATGCTGTTCGAGCAGCGCAAGCGCTTTCTGACCCTTTCCGACGTATCGAAAACGCCTTTCGTGATCGGCATTGCGGGATCGGTTGCCGTTGGCAAGTCGACCACGGCGCGCATACTCGGGGAACTCCTGTCGCGCTGGCCCTCAAGCCCGAAAGTCGACCTCGTGACGACGGACGGCTTCCTTCATCCGAACGCAGTTCTTCAGCGCGAAAAGTTGATGGACCGCAAGGGCTTTCCGGAAAGCTACGACACGGGCGCGCTGCTGCGCTTTCTCTCCGCCATCAAGGCTGGCCAGCCGAACGTGAAGGCACCCGCCTATTCGCACCTCACTTACGATGTCCTGCCGAACGAGTCCCAAACCATAGATAGGCCGGATATCCTGATCTTTGAGGGCATCAACGTCCTGCAATCGCGCAATCTGCCAGCGGACGGCAAGATCGTGCCGATGGTCTCGGACTTCTTCGACTTCTCGATCTACATTCACGCTGAGGAGGCGCTCATCCACAGTTGGTATGTCGAGCGCTTCATGAGGCTCAGGGAAACCGCGTTCAAGAATCCGGAGTCCTACTTTCACCGCTATGCGACCATCACGGAAACGGAAGCATTGGCGATCGCCGAAGGGCTCTGGAAGAACATCAATCTCAAGAACCTACGACAGAACATCCTGCCGACTCGACCTCGCGCCGATCTCATCCTGCAGAAGGGTGAGAACCATCTTGTCGAGACCGTCGCACTTCGAAAGCTCTAA
- a CDS encoding HPr kinase/phosphorylase yields MFRPVNVHATAIVIGTTGLIFFGQSGAGKTSVALHCIKRSRARGNYAALISDDQVMLSIVNTRVVGRPPPAIAGLAEIRGAGIFSVKSIPCALLHRAILIVQPSECERMAPENETHEVLPGHFLPASRLPLHAGSDPFDILTTIAPELHGC; encoded by the coding sequence ATGTTCCGGCCGGTCAACGTCCATGCAACGGCTATCGTGATCGGGACGACCGGACTGATATTCTTCGGACAGTCAGGGGCAGGAAAGACTTCGGTTGCCCTGCACTGCATCAAGCGGTCTCGCGCGCGCGGCAACTACGCGGCGCTGATCTCGGACGACCAGGTGATGCTGTCGATTGTGAATACCCGGGTTGTTGGCCGCCCTCCTCCGGCAATCGCCGGATTGGCCGAAATTCGCGGTGCCGGAATATTCTCAGTGAAGAGCATTCCCTGCGCTCTCCTTCATCGGGCAATTCTCATCGTCCAGCCGTCGGAATGCGAACGCATGGCGCCGGAGAACGAGACGCATGAGGTTCTTCCCGGCCATTTCCTGCCTGCGAGCCGGCTGCCGCTCCACGCAGGCAGCGACCCGTTCGACATTTTGACGACCATCGCCCCTGAACTTCACGGTTGTTAG
- the hisH gene encoding imidazole glycerol phosphate synthase subunit HisH, whose protein sequence is MRVAIIDYGSGNLRSATKAFERAAREAGIGAEIELTDKAERVASADRIVLPGVGAYADCRHGLDSVSGMVHALTEAVETKGRPFFGICVGMQLMSSRGLEKTTTRGLDWIKGDVVLMKPEDPELKIPQMGWNTLTLRREHPLFEGIPTGEGGLHAYFVHSYHLEAKVPADVVATADYGGPVTAFVANGNKVGSQFHPEKSQALGLALITNFLRWKP, encoded by the coding sequence ATGCGTGTAGCGATTATAGATTACGGCTCGGGCAATCTGCGCTCTGCCACCAAGGCATTCGAGCGGGCGGCGCGCGAAGCCGGCATCGGTGCGGAAATAGAATTGACGGACAAGGCGGAAAGGGTGGCTTCGGCTGACCGCATCGTGCTTCCGGGCGTCGGAGCCTACGCCGACTGCCGCCATGGACTCGATTCCGTCAGCGGCATGGTGCATGCCCTGACCGAGGCGGTCGAAACAAAGGGGCGCCCCTTCTTCGGTATCTGCGTCGGCATGCAACTCATGTCTTCCCGCGGGTTGGAAAAGACGACCACGCGCGGGCTTGACTGGATCAAGGGCGACGTCGTGCTGATGAAGCCGGAAGACCCCGAGCTCAAGATCCCGCAAATGGGGTGGAACACGCTGACGCTACGCAGAGAGCACCCACTCTTCGAGGGGATTCCGACTGGCGAAGGCGGCCTGCATGCCTATTTCGTGCACTCCTACCATCTGGAGGCCAAGGTACCGGCCGACGTCGTGGCCACTGCCGACTATGGCGGGCCGGTGACGGCCTTTGTCGCGAATGGCAACAAGGTCGGCTCGCAGTTTCACCCGGAGAAGAGCCAGGCACTCGGCCTTGCCCTTATTACCAATTTCCTGCGCTGGAAGCCCTGA
- a CDS encoding alpha-ketoglutarate-dependent dioxygenase AlkB: MATELPDGFRYLPDFLSREHQQALVAAIRNVVLEAPLYTPEMPRTGKPMSVRMTNCGDLGWVTDRERGYRYQERHPVTGRPWPAIPPQLLDLWQSVSGYDKMPEACLVNFYGAEAKMGMHQDRDETDLAAPVVSVSLGDQCQFRIGGPARSDPTRSFRLSSGDVVVLGGRSRLSFHGVDRVFPTTSTLLKNGGRINLTLRRVNP; encoded by the coding sequence ATGGCCACAGAACTGCCCGACGGGTTTCGTTACCTTCCGGACTTCCTGTCGCGTGAGCACCAACAGGCCCTCGTGGCGGCAATTCGCAACGTCGTGTTAGAGGCGCCCTTGTATACGCCGGAAATGCCCCGAACCGGGAAACCGATGTCGGTCCGCATGACCAACTGCGGTGACCTCGGATGGGTGACGGATCGCGAGCGCGGCTATCGATACCAGGAGAGGCACCCGGTCACCGGGCGCCCCTGGCCGGCAATTCCGCCGCAACTGCTCGATTTGTGGCAGAGCGTCTCCGGCTACGACAAGATGCCAGAGGCTTGCCTCGTGAACTTCTATGGCGCGGAGGCGAAGATGGGCATGCACCAGGACAGGGACGAAACGGATCTCGCTGCGCCCGTCGTGTCGGTATCGCTTGGGGATCAGTGCCAATTCCGGATCGGCGGGCCGGCGCGCAGCGACCCTACCCGCTCCTTCCGTCTTTCAAGCGGTGACGTCGTCGTGCTTGGGGGCAGAAGCCGGCTCAGCTTTCATGGTGTCGACCGGGTCTTCCCCACAACGTCCACCCTGCTGAAGAACGGCGGACGCATCAACCTGACGCTTCGCCGGGTCAATCCCTGA
- the hisF gene encoding imidazole glycerol phosphate synthase subunit HisF, whose translation MTLKARVIPCLDVKDGRVVKGVSFVNLVDAGDPVESAKAYDAAGADELCFLDITASSDNRDTIFDVVARTAEHCFMPLTVGGGVRTVGDIRKLLLAGADKVSINSAAVRNPDFVAEAADKFGNQCIVVSIDSKKVSKEGEADRWEIFTHGGREATGIDAVAFAEKMVERGAGELLLTSMDRDGQKGGYDIALTRTIADMVRVPVIASGGVGNLDHLVEGIRDGHAGAVLAASIFHFGTHTIGEAKRYMADHGIAMRLD comes from the coding sequence ATGACACTCAAGGCTCGCGTTATCCCCTGTCTCGACGTGAAGGACGGCCGCGTGGTCAAGGGCGTCAGTTTCGTCAACCTTGTCGATGCCGGGGATCCCGTAGAATCGGCCAAGGCTTATGATGCGGCCGGCGCGGACGAGCTCTGCTTCCTCGACATCACCGCCTCGTCGGACAACCGCGACACAATCTTCGACGTCGTTGCCCGCACGGCCGAACACTGCTTCATGCCTCTGACCGTCGGGGGCGGCGTACGCACCGTCGGTGACATCCGCAAACTGCTGCTCGCCGGGGCGGACAAGGTCTCGATCAATTCGGCCGCCGTCCGCAACCCAGACTTCGTGGCCGAGGCCGCTGACAAATTCGGCAACCAGTGCATCGTCGTCTCGATCGATTCCAAGAAGGTCTCGAAGGAAGGCGAAGCGGACCGCTGGGAGATCTTCACCCATGGCGGACGGGAGGCGACAGGGATCGACGCCGTCGCCTTTGCGGAGAAAATGGTGGAACGCGGCGCCGGCGAGCTCCTGCTGACATCCATGGATCGCGACGGGCAGAAGGGCGGATATGACATCGCGCTGACCCGGACGATCGCCGACATGGTTCGGGTTCCAGTGATCGCGTCAGGCGGTGTCGGCAACCTGGACCATCTGGTCGAAGGCATTCGCGACGGCCACGCCGGAGCGGTGCTTGCGGCATCCATATTCCACTTCGGCACCCATACCATCGGCGAAGCCAAGCGCTATATGGCCGATCATGGCATTGCGATGCGGCTCGATTGA
- a CDS encoding phosphoribosyl-ATP diphosphatase yields the protein MREFTLADLEAIVSERAKAPADQSWTAKLVSAGQAKAAKKLGEEAIETVIAAIEGDRSALVSESADLLYHLMVVLKIGGVPLQDVLAELERRTGQSGLTEKANRQHP from the coding sequence ATGCGTGAATTCACACTTGCCGACCTGGAGGCCATCGTCTCCGAGCGCGCCAAGGCGCCGGCAGACCAGTCCTGGACCGCCAAGCTCGTCTCTGCCGGCCAGGCAAAGGCGGCCAAGAAGCTCGGTGAAGAAGCAATCGAGACCGTCATCGCCGCAATTGAGGGCGACAGGTCAGCGCTCGTCAGCGAAAGCGCGGATCTCCTCTATCATCTTATGGTCGTATTGAAAATCGGCGGCGTGCCGCTACAAGACGTGCTTGCGGAGCTGGAACGGCGTACGGGACAGTCCGGTCTAACAGAGAAGGCCAACCGGCAGCATCCATGA
- the lysM gene encoding peptidoglycan-binding protein LysM encodes MGLFSFIKNAGKKLGIGGDDDAPDADAVKKELDTFDLGTDKVQVSIDGDKCVLKGVVADQTAFEKAVVAVGNTLGISSVEASDLKIVAPESGLKLGTADMTELVKAATPAKAPIFYTVKKGDNLWKIAEAHYGKGKGGKHTVIFDANRPMLGHPDKIYPGQVLRIPELGEA; translated from the coding sequence ATGGGACTGTTCAGCTTCATCAAGAATGCGGGCAAGAAACTCGGCATTGGTGGCGACGACGATGCGCCCGATGCGGATGCGGTCAAGAAGGAGCTCGATACTTTCGATCTTGGTACGGACAAGGTCCAGGTATCCATTGATGGGGACAAATGTGTCCTGAAAGGCGTCGTTGCCGACCAGACAGCCTTCGAGAAGGCCGTTGTGGCTGTCGGAAACACCCTCGGCATCTCGAGTGTCGAAGCGAGTGACCTTAAGATCGTCGCACCGGAGTCGGGTTTGAAACTCGGCACGGCCGACATGACGGAACTGGTCAAGGCGGCCACACCAGCCAAGGCGCCAATCTTCTACACGGTCAAGAAAGGCGACAATCTCTGGAAGATTGCCGAAGCCCATTATGGCAAGGGCAAGGGCGGAAAGCACACCGTGATCTTCGACGCCAATCGGCCGATGCTCGGCCATCCGGACAAGATCTATCCCGGCCAGGTTCTCCGTATCCCAGAGCTCGGAGAGGCCTGA
- the hisA gene encoding 1-(5-phosphoribosyl)-5-[(5-phosphoribosylamino)methylideneamino]imidazole-4-carboxamide isomerase — protein MILFPAIDLKDGQCVRLKLGDMAQATVYNPDPAAQARAFQEQGFEWLHVVDLNGAFAGETVNGAAVDAILKATTNPVQLGGGIRSLDHIENWLSRGLARVILGTVAVRDPALVIEACRKFPGQVAVGIDAKGGKVAVEGWAEASELGVIELARKFEGAGVAAIIYTDIDRDGILTGINWDSTLELAGAVSIPVIASGGLASMEDIRRMMAPDAQKLEGAISGRALYDGRIDPKEALTLLRSAKGQAE, from the coding sequence ATGATCCTTTTTCCCGCCATCGACTTGAAAGACGGTCAGTGCGTGCGCCTCAAGCTCGGCGACATGGCGCAGGCGACGGTCTACAATCCCGACCCGGCCGCCCAGGCGCGAGCCTTTCAGGAGCAGGGTTTCGAGTGGTTGCATGTGGTCGACCTGAACGGTGCCTTTGCCGGTGAAACCGTCAACGGCGCGGCTGTGGACGCGATCTTGAAAGCGACGACCAATCCGGTCCAGCTCGGCGGTGGCATTCGCTCCCTGGATCACATCGAGAACTGGCTCTCGCGGGGGCTTGCCCGCGTCATCCTCGGAACGGTCGCTGTGCGCGACCCCGCGCTGGTGATCGAGGCGTGTCGGAAATTTCCGGGTCAGGTCGCCGTCGGCATCGACGCCAAGGGCGGAAAGGTCGCCGTCGAGGGCTGGGCCGAGGCGTCCGAGCTTGGGGTGATCGAGCTTGCCAGGAAATTCGAGGGGGCCGGTGTTGCCGCGATTATCTACACCGACATCGATCGCGACGGCATCCTGACAGGGATCAACTGGGACTCGACGCTCGAACTCGCTGGTGCGGTGTCCATTCCCGTCATTGCCTCCGGCGGCCTCGCCTCGATGGAGGACATCCGGCGGATGATGGCGCCGGACGCCCAAAAACTCGAAGGTGCGATTTCCGGTCGAGCGCTTTATGATGGACGGATCGATCCGAAGGAGGCGTTGACGCTCCTCAGGTCTGCAAAAGGACAAGCCGAATGA